Proteins encoded together in one Psilocybe cubensis strain MGC-MH-2018 chromosome 8, whole genome shotgun sequence window:
- a CDS encoding Cytochrome P450 monooxygenase 98 encodes MASTTGSFTFIGALLAVWALRKLVGSIVSRNKRAPYPPGPKPKPIIGNLLDFPMEYSARVYAKWGEEYNSPIVHAESLGNHVTVLNKREDAEELLEQRAKVYSDRVTMPIFNLLGWEYNVALMPYGDEWRQHRRVCQQNFNPHAAQRYETIQLDKIRRFLKGLLETPEDYANHSKQFSIGVPMAMMYGYDIKSVHDPVIEVAEEGNILAATLIVPGGSLINAVKVKQLTEEMMRIPTDFVQKSIADGTATSSLVTDFYEKKYAVGSTKEEEDIVQNIAYTVYGGGYIVGSRGASDTTISSTGTFFYNMLMNPGVQKKAQAELDRVLGSKRLPTLEDRKSLPYIEAIYREVLRIRPPLPICLPHRSTEDDIYKGYFIPKGSAVIPNVWAMTHDESVYEEPFKFKPERFFNADGSLNNDDRILAYGFGRRVCVGKHVASNSMWLLIASILACFSIEPARDKDGKEIEINHEYSESGFMSRKLEFQCSFVVRSPDIEKVILDPNE; translated from the exons ATGGCGTCGACGACAGGCTCGTTCACCTTTATTGGCGCCCTTCTTGCCGTCTGGGCTCTCAGAAAGCTAGTGGGTTCGATTGTGTCCAGAAATAAACGGGCGCCTTATCCACCGGGGCCTAAACCAAAGCCAATCATCGGCAACTTGCTTGATTTTCCAATGGAATATAGCGCTCGGGTGTACGCCAAGTGGGGAGAAGAGTATAACA GTCCTATCGTACACGCTGAATCTCTAGGAAATCATGTTACTGTTTTGAATAAACGagaggatgcagaagaattgCTTGAGCAACGGGCAAAGGTGTACTCCGATAGGGTCACCATGCCTATCTTTAATTT ATTAGGATGGGAGTACAACGTTGCTCTAATGCCGTACGgggatgaatggagacagCATAGACGGGTTTGCCAACAGAATTTCAACCCGCACGCTGCGCAGAGATACGAAACGATCCAGCTGGATAAAATTCGACGCTTCCTCAAAGGTCTTCTTGAAACGCCAGAGGATTATGCAAACCACAGTAAACA GTTCTCGATCGGTGTACCTATGGCTATGATGTATGGGTATGACATAAAGTCTGTCCACGATCCTGTCATTGAGGTAGCAGAGGAGGGAAATATCCTTGCGGCAACACTAATCGTGCCCGGCGGGAGTCTCATTAAt GCAGTGAAAGTAAAGCAGTTGACTGAAGAGATGATGAGGATACCAACGGACTTTGTCCAGAAGAGTATT GCAGACGGAACGGCCACTTCTTCCCTTGTGACAGATTTCTATGAGAAGAAATACGCTGTTGGATCCacaaaagaggaagaagatatcGTCCAAAATATTGCGTACACAGTTTATGGAGGCGGGTATATTGTTGGCTCTCGAG GCGCTTCCGATACC ACAATCTCATCTACCGGGACTTTCTTCTACAATATGCTTATGAACCCTGGTGTCCAAAAGAAGGCTCAGGCTGAGCTTGATCGCGTCCTTGGCTCGAAGCGCTTGCCAACATTGGAAGATCGCAAGTCCCTTCCATATATCGAAGCGATATACAGGGAGGTGCTTCGAATTAGGCCACCATTACCGATCTGCCTCCCGCATCGCTCTACTGAGGACGATATTTACAAAGGCTACTTTATACCTAAAG GCAGTGCTGTCATTCCCAACGTCTG GGCGATGACTCATGACGAAAGCGTATATGAAGAACCTTTCAAATTCAAACCAGAAAGATTCTTCAACGCAGATGGTAGTCTAAACAACGACGACAGAATACTTGCGTACGGCTTTGGGCGCAG AGTTTGCGTAGGCAAACACGTCGCGAGTAATTCC ATGTGGCTTCTGATTGCTTCGATCCTCGCGTGCTTCTCAATAGAGCCAGCGCGAGACAAGGACGGGAAGGAAATCGAGATCAACCACGAATATTCCGAGTCTGGGTTTATGAG TCGCAAGCTCGAATTCCAATGTTCATTCGTTGTCCGGTCACCCGATATTGAAAAGGTGATTTTGGATCCAAACGAGTGA
- a CDS encoding Alcohol dehydrogenase 3 produces MSQQIPTSQKVAIVASSGSPVQVKDHPVKKPEELAPGECLLKMHCTGVCHTDLHAAMGDWPVKPMTPLIGGHEGVGTVIAIGKNTEKSPVKIGDRVGVKWIADSCRDCEQCRKGHEQNCENVKISGYTVDGTFSQYLVSYVHSVTPIPEGLESEAAASILCAGVTVYRALKYSESSPGDWVVLPGAGGGLGHLAVQYAKYMGLRVIAIDGGEEKRKLCMALGAEQWIDYTQSKDIVADVKKLTDGRGAHCAVVTTASSSGYTQAIDYLRDNGHLMAVGLPAKATLDASIFFTVFKSITIHGSYVGNRQDAMEAINIAATGAVKCHYKLRKLSEISQVYDDLAKGKIAGRVVLSMD; encoded by the exons ATGTCCCAACAAATCCCCACTTCTCAGAAGGTCGCCATCGTCGCCAGCTCTGGCAGCCCAGTCCAGGTCAAGGACCATCCCGTCAAGAAACCAGAAGAGCTCGCTCCTGGGGAATGTCTCCTCAAGATGCACTGCACTGGTGTCTGCCACACCGACCTGCACGCCGCCATGGGTGATTGGCCTGTGAAGCCCATGACTCCCCTCATTGGTGGCCACGAAGGTGTCGGCACCGTCATTGCCATTGGCAAGAACACGGAAAAATCGCCTGTCAAGATCGGCGACCGCGTTGGCGTCAAGTGGATTGCCGACTCTTGCCGCGATTGCGAGCAGTGCAGAAAGGGCCACGAGCAGA ATTGCGAAAACGTCAAGATCAGCGGCTACACTGTTGATGGAACCTTCTCCCAATACCTT GTATCATACGTTCACTCCGTCACTCCCATTCCAGAAGGTCTCGAAAGCGAGGCTGCTGCCTCTATCCTTTGCGCT GGTGTTACTGTGTATCGCGCTTTGAAATACAGCGAGTCTAGCCCAGGTGACTGGGTAGTTCTTCCAGGAGCCGGTGGAGGTCTTGGACATCTTG CCGTGCAATATGCCAAGTACATGGGTCTCCGTGTAATTGCCATCGACGGTGGTGAAGAGAAGCGCAAGTTGTGCATGGCTCTCGGTGCTGAACAGTGGATCGATTACACCCAATCAAAAGACATCGTCGCCGATGTCAAAAAATTGACCGACGGCCGTGGTGCTCATTGTGCTGTTGTTACCACCGCATCT TCATCTGGTTACACCCAGGCTATCGATTATCTTCGTGACAACGGCCACTTGATGGCAGTAGGATTACCTGCAAAGGCGACTCTCGACGCCTCCATTTTCTTCACTGTATTCAAGAGCATCACAATTCACGGTTCTTACGTCGGAAACCGTCAAGATGCTATGGAAGCTATCAACATTGCCGCCACTGGCGCCGTGAAATGCCATTACAAGCTGAGAAAGTTGTCCGAAATTTCCCA GGTGTATGACGACCTCGCCAAAGGAAAGATTGCAGGCCGTGTCGTTCTTTCCATGGATTAG